The Penaeus vannamei isolate JL-2024 chromosome 13, ASM4276789v1, whole genome shotgun sequence genome window below encodes:
- the LOC138863718 gene encoding uncharacterized protein gives MDMKSLHRTLGLFAYYSHWIYDFSDKIRPLSNTTSFPVTEEAEKAFQQLKKDIESSVVKAIDESLPFVVETVASDTAIAAVLTQAGRPVAFFSRTLQGPERRHAAVEKETQAIIESVRHWRHYLTRRHFMIKTDQRSIRFMFDKQLKIKVKNDKILRWRMELSCYDFDIIYRPGRENITPDMFSRSYCGMTCHDQRSLSAIHDALCHPGVTWLLHFIKSRNLPNSVKMSDELSAHPERGHLIKVTQPFECLNIDFKGPLPSTDNKKYFLNIVDEYSRFPFGNGQVERFNESIWRTITAALKSRGLPTQYWQTVLPDALHSIRSLLCTATNATLHERLFNYARRSSTGTAIPSWLCEPGPVLLRRHVRTSKTEPLVDEVELIQANPQYAHIRYPDGKEDPVSVRHLAPAGSETCVDPGCESSDVPFHTIESTNETPQEGSPESTSTPLPQQELAEEAPVPRHYPSRIRRPPTRFESS, from the exons ATGGATATGAAATCACTCCATCGTACTCTTGGGCTTTTTGCTTACTATTCGCATTGGATATATGATTTCTCGGATAAAATTCGTCCCCTGAGTAACACCACTAGCTTCCCAGTGACTGAAGAGGCAGAAAAGGCATTCCAACAACTCAAGAAGGACATAGAGTCATCTGTGGTTAAGGCAATCGATGAGTCTCTGCCTTTTGTAGTGGAAACTGTCGCCTCGGATACTGCCATTGCCGCCGTCCTTACTCAGGCTGGACGTCCGGTTGCCTTTTTCTCGCGAACTCTTCAGGGACCCGAGAGACGTCATGCTGCTGTTGAAAAAGAGACTCAAGCTATTATTGAAAGTGTCCGCCATTGGAGACATTACTTGACTAGAAGACATTTCATGATCAAAACTGACCAACGCTCTATAAGATTCATGTTTGACAAACAACttaagataaaagtaaagaacgATAAGATCCTAAGGTGGAGAATGGAGTTATCTTGTTATGACTTTGACATAATTTACAGACCAGGCAGAGAAAATATTACTCCTGACATGTTTTCCAGATCTTACTGCGGCATGACGTGCCATGACCAACGGTCCCTGTCAGCCATTCATGATGCCTTGTGTCATCCCGGCGTCACATGGTTGCTTCATTTCATTAAATCTAGGAATCTGCCTAACTCTGTAAAGATGTCCGACGAACTGTCAGCTCAT CCCGAGAGGGGCCATCTTATAAAAGTTACACAGCCATTTGAATGCCTCAACATAGACTTTAAGGGGCCCCTTCCTAGCACTGATAATAAGAAGTATTTCCTCAATATTGTTGATGAATATTCAAGATTTCCATTT GGTAATGGTCAGGTTGAACGGTTCAATGAGAGTATATGGAGAACCATTACAGCTGCTTTGAAGTCTCGTGGCCTGCCAACTCAGTACTGGCAAACTGTCCTTCCTGACGCCCTCCATTCAATTCGTTCATTACTATGCACTGCTACTAATGCTACTCTTCATGAACGTCTTTTTAATTACGCTCGTCGTTCTTCAACAGGAACTGCTATTCCGTCTTGGTTGTGTGAGCCTGGTCCGGTCCTTTTAAGGCGCCACGTACGAACAAGCAAGACTGAACCCCTAGTAGATGAGGTCGAACTTATACAAGCAAATCCTCAGTACGCCCACATTCGGTATCCGGATGGTAAGGAGGACCCTGTGTCTGTCAGACACCTGGCTCCTGCTGGTTCTGAAACATGCGTTGATCCTGGCTGTGAATCAAGTGACGTGCCTTTCCATACGATAGAATCTACTAATGAGACTCCTCAAGAAGGATCTCCTGAGTCTACCTCAACTCCGCT